From Pyxicephalus adspersus chromosome 7, UCB_Pads_2.0, whole genome shotgun sequence, a single genomic window includes:
- the LOC140335223 gene encoding uncharacterized protein, translated as MQSMKEELTCPICLNIFTDPVVLQCGHCFCLNCIQAVLDTKSQSKLYTCPECRRKYSKRPLLWKNRKLQNIVECFKSMQCKKEGGESAHQDCPETLPESTSSNKTSTENVKSTSPSVATSYIILIKCKQIKQVLTLLQHASYCKETGTGNVEAGICTVPNCQTMKNVIGHMKQCHHHVRGCQVRVCAFLKQILSHRLNCKAQGCPYCQAMGRGRTEVKLDVSLDDAGPSRDPVPRPPGFPFLPGEEVPGAAISTLLKLLLPQSSWQVPQCKEENKSAHPTALA; from the exons ATGCAGTCTATGAAAGAAGAGCTGACCTGCCCTATCTGTCTGAACATTTTTACTGATCCAGTAGTACTGCAATGTGGTCATTGCTTTTGCCTAAACTGTATACAGGCCGTTCTGGACACCAAAAGTCAGAGTAAACTCTATACGTGCCCCGAATGCAGAAGAAAGTACAGCAAACGACCTCTCCTGTGGAAAAATCGGAAGCTGCAGAATATTGTGGAGTGCTTTAAATCTATGCAATGCAAAAAGGAAG GTGGAGAGTCTGCCCATCAGGATTGCCCTGAAACATTACCTGAAAGCACATCATCT AACAAAACTTCCACCGAAAACGTCAAGAGTACATCTCCTTCAGTGGCAACCTCCTATATCATCCTAATAAAATGCAAGCAGATCAAGCAGGTTCTTACGTTATTGCAACATGCATCCTATTGCAAAGAAACAGGGACAGGCAATGTGGAGGCAGGCATATGCACAGTTCCTAACTGTCAAACCATGAAGAATGTTATAGGTCATATGAAGCAATGCCATCATCATGTTAGAGGCTGTCAGG ttagaGTCTGCGCTTTCCTCAAACAGATACTCTCTCACAGGCTGAACTGCAAAGCTCAAGGATGTCCTTACTGCCAGGCTATGGGAAGAGGCAGAACTGAAGTAAAACTTGATGT gtccctcgatgatGCTGGTCCTTCCCGTGATCCGGTCCCGCGTCCTCCTGgatttccttttcttcctggtgaggaagtgccgggtgctgccatctccACTCTTCTCAAACTACTTCTTCCTCAGTCCTCTTGGCAAGTCCCCCAATGTAAAGAGGAAAACAAGAGTGCCCATCccactgcgcttgcgtga